The Brachypodium distachyon strain Bd21 chromosome 4, Brachypodium_distachyon_v3.0, whole genome shotgun sequence nucleotide sequence atacttTAGGAAAAtcgagacaattaatatggatcggagggagtatttattttgagaggACTTTGGGCAGATGTTTACCTGACATTCAAAATGCAATTGTCTAGCTAAGGCTTGTGAAATTTCCAAAGGCATTTACAAACAATGATAACATGAACATAGGAAAGGTGCAAAAATATAACACATATGCtatgtaataaaaaaacaagtttaACTCGTATTAATGAAGTTTGAAACATACTGATAAAATACAAATTGATGGCGTGTTGTTTTATCTTTCTTGGACAAAGGGGCCATGCACCTTTATGTGATGGGGTAAGTTTGGAATTGTGTGGAGCGTGCAATATTATTTGTTGATAACAATATTAGCCTGATAACTATAGTGAAATGACCATGCAACATCAATTTCCCAAAGTTAGAACATGGAGATGACATTATTAAATGTTGATAAATGCATTTAAGTACTTCAGTAACTCCATTACTAAGTAGATCTAACCGCCTCCACCCCCACCATTTTCCATAACTCATCATGAATTATTTTGTCTCCGTGTTTGGCTAAGATGATAGCAGAACCGCGTATATGATGACATACTTGTGCAAAGGGTTTGCTTGATGTTGTTGCCGCTTGGAAAGCAAACATGACACTGATGATCTTTCGTGTCTTAGCTTCTTAGGCCGTGCCTCCGTCATTGGCGGAGCTAGCCCAAAGGCTATTTCCTGGGCACCGAGGCTTAAACTTCATGATTTCCGTCACCTAGCGCCATTAGAATCATTGCTTTTCCTTGGATGTGCCGCCCAAAAGCCTGGTCATGTGCCCACGGTGCTTCCATGGTGGATCCGTCGGTGCCTCCGTGAAGTATATATGtgtatgcatatatataaagGGCAAACATAGAGAAAACATACACGGTTTATCCTAGACAGATTTTTAATAACTTGGCAGATGCATGTCTATTTGATAGTCTAACCATTTAATACATTTATAGACTACATAGCATGTATATTTGAAAACGCTGGTGCAAATATATGACTGTGAGCTCATGTCATACACATCTAAACTTGTCATCCAATGCTCTAGTTGCTAGGGGCAATATCACCTCTAAAGTTGTGTCCTACCTACGAGTAAAAACACATACACATATGTGTTTCCCTCTTCTATTTTTCTATGTGTTTATTGCTTGCAAATTGTCTTAACACAGGAGAGACTTTAAAACTCTAGAATTTAGGTGCAATGGGTAGTACGGTTAGGACTTGTCACTAATCCTTAGAGACATCTACAAGGGAATTTTTTCCAATAAACGTGGTTAAGCAACACATCGGTTCCTAAGAGGCTATTTGAGACTGGTATTTTAGTTTAAATTAGATTTAAATACTACTCTCCGCAATCCATAACAATTAAAAAGTGTCttgaatttagtacaaagtgtgttattttggatcggaggaaaTAGTAAAATGCTAACTCCTTCAATCCATAATATATGTCTCAGACTTAGTACAAGTTAAAAGATAGTATTTAAATCGAATTTAAACTAAAATGTCAAATTTGATCTAAAATACACCTATTCCAAACGTGACTAAACATTTACCCCTACCCAAAGACGGGGTTTTGTgacatttttaaaaattaccAGTACTTTTGTAAATCTTtgataaataaaaaaggaatCCCACGCTTGCAAAGCCAGGAAAGAGAGCGCCGAACAAtactttaaaaaaagaaagaaaaaaagagagcggCGAACAAAGGGGAGTGCGAGatactggtaaaaaaaaaggggagtGCGAGAtcggcgagagagagagagagagaggatgaGAGGGCTCCGGCGCAGtaggcagccgccgccgctacccCTTTTCCCTGCCGCCAGAAGGGCCTCGCCATCTGCCACACTccttctccgcctccgccgcctcctcccggccagccgcctcctctgcctgctcctcctcctcgccgccctctCCCTCGTCCCGCCGGCCTTcttccacctccgcctccgccgcttccACCGCGTGCGTCCCCAGCGCTCTTCCAACCCGATCCCATTCCTTGGAGCCCTTTTGCAAATTTAAATGCGTGTATCCGTGACCCGTTTGTTGCTTTTCTAGATGCGCGAGAGGCGGTGCGGCTGGATCGCGAGCCCGCCGATGGTGTgcgcgcacggcggcgacTCCACGAACGCGTTCCCGAACTCGGTGGGTGATAGGTCACCGTGATATTCCCGGATCCTCAGTGAATTTGTTACCGGGAgtgctttatttatttattttcactGGAGAAATCTGTTGACGAGTTCTTGGTTTCAGATGGAGGCCTTCAGGATGGCTTTGGACGCCCGTGTGGACTGTGTGGAGTTGGATGTGTCGAGGTCCTCTGATGGTGTTCTCATCACACTCCATGACAGGTAATTGAATTGCTGTCTGGCCAGGGTAGTGGAATTGACCTGAAACATGCTGTTTATGAGGAACATGGACTGCAAACCTAATTGGTTTATTAGGTGTAATAGGTGAGCTCAGTAGCATTATTGTGAACGTTGGTCAAGCTTAATGCCACTAAATAGAGCAGCTATTAATTAGAAATTTAGAATACTAATTGGCCGTGCTGTATAGATTTCCTCTGTGTACCATTTGATATGGATATTGTTGTTCAACATGTTATTTGCAGATTAAACTGTAGGGTCGATCAATTATATACCATTTTCTCGTGCATGCATCCTAGCACGTTTGGCcttactaaatcagcgacacttattatggatcagaggaagtaaCTAACTGAAAAATAGCCCTGGCCTGTGTATTGGATGGAAAATTAAGCACTTTATGTCTGCATCTTGCAGCTGGATCGCATTTATTAATATGTCGATGTTTCAGAGATCATATCCAACTCTTATTTTTCACTGTAGTTATAATGAAAATCCCTACTACTCACTAAATAAATACTTTGTATCAATTTAGAATGGCACTTATAACTATCAAAGGGCGTCACATTTTGATACTAGGCATGTTAGCATTTTAGTTATAAGAAGCACAGAACCCTAAATACTTTCTTTTTATAAGCTTTAGCATTACTGGAGCCGACATCCACAAGCATTAGTCAAATAAATGAATCACCTAAATATGAAAGTAGCTTGCGTGGGTAATTTCAATGTCTACCTTGGAGATATGAAATTAGGTCTATTTTTCCAAGAAATGTTAAGTAGTTTGCAATGCATGGGTAATTAAATTTCTGTTTGTATATGGTAGTTAATCAACCTGAAACATGCTATTTAGAGGAACATGGACTGCAAACCTAATTGGTTTATTATGAGTAATAGGCGAGCTCAGTAAGTATTATTCTGAACGTAGGTCAAGCTTAATGCTACTTGATAGAGCAGCTATTAATTAGAATACTACTTGGCCGTGCCGTATAGATTTCCTTTGTGTACCATTTGATATGGACATTGTTTGTTCAACTTGTTGTTTGCAAATTAAACTATAGCAATCAATTCTGTACCATTTTCTCATGCATGTACCCTAGTAATTTGATTGGTAACAAACTAACTGAAATAGCCCTGTCCTGTGTATTGGATGGATAATTAAGCACTTCACGCCTGCATCTGGCAGCTGGATCACATTTATGTTAATATGTTGACATTTCAGAGAACATATAATCCATCTTCTATTTTTCCATTGTAGTTATAGTAAAAATCCCTATTTTTCACTTGACAATACGTTGTTCCAATTTAGAATGGCGCTTAAAATTATCAAAGGGGGTCACATTTTGATACCAGGCATGTAGCATTTCAGTTACGGAAAGTAACATTAGTGGAGTTGGCATCTACAAGACTAGTCAAATAAATGAATCACTTAAATATGAAAGTAGCTTGCATGGGTGATTTCAATGTGTACCTGGAAGGTAGTACTAATTAGGTCTATATTTCTAAGAAAATTAAAGTATCTTGCAATACGTGGATAATTCATTGGTGCACCTTCGAGCATGCGCTCTCAGGTgaaatttgtttttctgaatttcATCTCCTTTTCCAAAATATTTACACGTGCAAACGTTATAATCCCTTATATCTGTGTAAGTTTTCATTAAAATAGGATTCAGTTTTGCACCTaggtcaaaataaaaataaaatcattgCCCTAGAATCACTTCTTCTAAATGagtgcattttattttgtcgAGGGCGCACAAGTTATCTCATTTCTATGAAAATATACGGGAATATTTGGACCCCGAACATTTATACTTTTAACTGTTTGGCATTTTTACATATTGTCCCCTAATTCACTGTCCATCGTGGTAGCACATGTACCTGGGAGCTAGTTTGCCGCTCCTGCATGCGAATTCTTTCTTTATGACAACATGGCATGGACTTGATTTAAACTTGACAGTCAGGGATCTGCAAAGAATGTCCGGTAATTCTACAGCAAAAGTTGGCTACTGGAGCACACATGAGGTGAGTTTTTTTAAATCTAGCTGTTACCAAATTTGTTGGTCTTGGTTCATAAATTGTAAGTGGTTCATCATCATTTTATCTGTGCTAAAAATAGACAGTAGAATGACAACTTGAAGTGCATATGGTGAACTGGCTGCAATTATTTTGATTCAGTTCTAGTTCTTTGAACCATATCCTGATCATCAGGTGATTCCATTAGTATGTCAATGTGGTGATGGAACACTAACAAAGTGACAGTTTAGTCTTTGTAGATAAAAGCATTAACCATGAGGTTTCAGCTATCAAAAACAATCCAAAACCAGGAAGTTCCCAAAGCAGAAGATGCTCTAGTGGTAAGTATTTGTCCAATTAGTTTGTGTTATTGGAATCATTTATTGGTAATCCTTGTAATCACATAAGCTTCACATCGCTTTTTTTATAATGTTGCTGTAACTTGGCTATGTTTTGTTAGACATACGAGGATGAATTAGTTTATTAATTTGTGTGTTACTCCTGTCCAATTAGTTTGTGTTATTGGAATCATTTATTGGTAATCCTTGTAATCACTTAAGCTTCAAATCGCTATTTTATATTGTTGCTGTAACTGGGCTATGTTTTGTTAGACATACGAGGATGAATTAGTTTATTAATTTGTGTGTTACTCACCATTTCACCTCTCGCAGTTGATATCGCAATCTGTAAGGGAAGTGATTCTGGATATCAAAGTGGGGCCTCCTTCATTTGAGAAAGGTTTGGTTGAAGATGTACTATCTATTGTAAGTTCCATGTTAGCTCGTTTCTCATTTTTTCCCCCTTTCATAGGTGATAGGTGCTTAAATAGCAAAATCTCTTTCCTTTATCTTTCATAGGTGATAGGTGCTTAAAATAGCAAAATCTCTTCCCTTTATCTACGATTCTTTGTTCATCACATGTACCTAGCGTATATTAATCATCAGTTTCTAGAGGTGAAATGAAAGAGGGACCTGTTATTTGTAATATCTGGTCTGTGTAATGGCCCAAATAGTGACATAGTTTGATATATCTGATCATATATTGTTTCTGGTTTGTATTTTGGCCCAAATGCATATATTAGTTTAATAGACGTGATCACATGTTGCTTCGGGAATTAGTATTTTCATCCATGGCAACACTATCTAGTTCTATCCATTGAGACATCAAACTAAAAATGTGCACTTTGTTATTTCCTTATTAGTTTATGTCATTTGCCATTGGACTATAATAGTCTGCAATATTGCAGTTCTTCAGAAAATTTAGTGAACCTGTCTTTGATCAACATCATTTACATTGTTTGCAGATCAGGAAAACAAACTGCAAAAACTGTCTTGTCTGGGCAAAAAATGACAACATAGGAAGAGATGTGATCAAGTTGTCGAAAAATGTTCTGGTAACTTGTTATGGATTTTCCAGATCACAATACAACAATTCACATCCTACTCTGTTAACCGTAAGTGCATGGCTACAACCACTGCTGTAATGAACTCACAGGTGCGATTTATCTGCTATAGGTTGGATATATTGTTATGGTGGATTGGTCCACTGGCATAAGAACCGAGTTATTGAGGAGGATTGAAGGGGCTAAAGTTGCTGGTGTCTATCATTCTTTGATCCATGAAAAGCTCATGAAGGTCATGCACAAGTGAGGTTTCTCCCATTCGACATTAGATCAAAGATTTTGTCTGACACACAACTAATCTTTTAGCTGATGGTTTTTGAGAACAGGCATGGTAGAAATGTTTATGCATGGACTGTTGACGATGGTGACTCCATGAAGAGGATGATGCATGAGCAGGTTGATGCAATTGTGACTGGAAATCCTTCCCTCCTGCAGCAGCTGATGGAGGAGACTAGAACAGAGTGCACGGAAGATGGTTTTGCCTTGCCGTAAGGATGAGTACCAACCCCGTTGCATTCCACGGTGATTCTTGATGACTGCATGACGTGGGAGAAGAAAGATATAAAACGGTTCCCTGTCTCGCATGGAGATGAACTATGATTTTTAGCACGTTTTTAGGATTCAAATGATATAGTTCTTTCTCTGGTGACACAATTGGATCAGAGGGTTGAAAAGACAGatcatttttttcctcttttcttgAAGACAAGTCTGAGTTTGTGAAAATGTTCCTATTCACGTGGAGTGAACGTTTTAATAaattatctttatctttactgTTATAAAGACCCGAGTTCGTGGCAGCCTTAAGTGTTTAAACAACTCTTGCGATATAAAGAACAACTTCTGTAGCAACACAATTTAACATTTTTGAGTTATTAAGGAAAGCTTAACATTAAGGAGAGCTTGTATACAAGCAGCGAACAAATTGTACTTGGTACTCTGGATCTTGACATGGATTTGGGTTCCCGGGCTATGGTTATTCAATGACTAATCTTAATTGGTACTTCAGGCCAAGTCTTAAGGAGTACCACCTCCTAAATCCAAGGAGTACCACCTCCTAAATCCAAGGAGTACCTTGGTATTAGGGGCAAAAGAGTAATAAACCAATCTTCCTCAAAGCCGTCCACCTCAGCTttgcagcagcaccagcacgCCGCTGGTTcttctctgccgccgccgacaacaCGTGGGAGCTTCTTACCGACGCCGCAGGCAATATCCTAGCACTGCCATCCTTCCTCGAACCACGAAAAAATGCAGgatgttgccgccgccgccgcttcatAGGCGTGGCCACCGGCCACCGCCTTCTTAGCTGTGCATGCCATCGATCCTCGCCGGTGTCATTCACAGGCGTGCCGACGCCATATTATTCGATCTCCATAGTCCGTGGTGGAAGTTGGGACTGTCGTTTTGGATCAATCTCCATGCGTATGAATTATGATTAATCTCCATGCGTATGAATTATTAAGCCTATTGCTCCCAGATCTGTTCTCAGGTTCTCCCATCCCTTTGATTGTTGTGAGCTAATTCATGTAAAATCGAAGATCACAATGGAATTCTTGGCAAGCTCGTGTGATGATGATATATTTATTTGCCAAATCATGCACGAAATTTCACCCAAGGAAACTAATTTTGCCTGATGATGTTCTTCAGAACTCCATCCCCATGTTTTTTACTGTGAACACATTACACATCTAACCTGAGCCAACAGAGACGATGCAATGTTCTTCATTGAATCCACTGCTACAaaaaggcttatcagtaacggtcgaaaaacagcatcagtaatggtcgggACCGCctttactaacttcgtgttactgatgatacccatcatcgtcagtaacggtcgccgcgaccgccactgatgtatatatacatcaatgGCAGTCGCTCCTATccgaccgttagtgatgtatatatcatcagtaatggtTGCTTTTCCACAAcagtgtcggtcgagcgaccgacactgatacattttcggtatttaaaaaaaaattaaaaccacaaaaaatacacaggaaatacacagaataatatatacagcacaaaaaaatgtatctcataaaaaaaaatacatataaaaccgcatcacatcacatcacatcacatcacatcacatcacatcatttaaagcatacaaatgtatataagccgcatcatttaaagcatataaaaaatacaaatgtatctcacttcacgacattgattacaaagtgtcaaaattccatagaagcataattacaaagtgtcaaaatttcatggaagcatataaagaatacaaatgtatctcatttcaagcttgaatctattgtcgtgggtgaaccctagacacgacttgttccacgcgttcgaagaagtccccactaggcttgatgatctcattgtttatgagatgggcgaactccctttgaatgttatagacgacccatttaggtcggtgtcccattgtcattcggggccgccagtactcttccatcgccacgattgaccccttccactcaagcttgaacatgctggcattctccataaggatgtgacaacAGTAGTAGtcacagaacacactgccgggcggctgttgctggcaagggaacctgtggttgtggtgaggctcgtctttgtagtcttaccagctagttttcccttgttagccactttccaggcagtgttaatgagtgatttgatgggtttccagaacctacctcgaacacccttcttcggaagtagtgaatcgaagtagtacaccgcggaccaaggcaaacaaatgagtattgtcacccaatggtccctgttttcaaaagaaacaaactttattatctaagggtgtataagaaagactgaattagaaaaacaaacggttccatatataaaattaaacttactccaaattaaggaagaagaggatgaagtcgtcgtccgcgtatttctcgagacatgccaccaagtatttagatgccatggttcttgaggcatccttttctggcttaagaccgatgtcaccgtagttgaacatcgcggggtctagaatggctacttttttgacgtCCAATCGctgcagttctcttatttggtaggcagaccacagccttaagaggttgatatcaagcttttggcagttgaagaggtggaacagttcgttgaactccacaccaaaggtgataggattTTCCTGAATCttcccagtttcttggtcaaagaagccatagtcttttgggattctaacattgatctgttgggcatgctgttgagaaccagctgatgcttgcatgtagaattGATGAaactcttgcatctctctggacacggcacgcagggaaaCTTCGGTGagcatcggtcttccaggatagtaaataagcacccggtcgaactccctagccacgaaataggatccgtcttcaaatctctggccttgatatggcttcttgatgagaatgtcaggtctattgtcctcccagactccagttatgtcaggcacatggtgcatctcatcttgagtgacattggaggactccttgatggtcttgccgccgcgccctctctttttatgcctcctcttactatcccatgccttctgctcttctgccttgtacttgtcatcgatcttgcggccacccatggactcagcggcacccaagagagagaaggtgggagggacgcttccagcctgtgccgaccctgtggttttgctatctttgagctgtgcaggcatcgacattgcccgctcttcatctccaccagcatcgacaggaggaagtatcttAGGGGAAAGGTCGAGCagcgaatgagaagtacctttgtgggcggagggagatggagtcatagagggccggcgctggttgtagagagataccaagctcctaggccacataatccagtagtttggacaaccgcctaggatttCCACGCCTttctccggaggtagcgggatagcataatcccgatgctcctcgacaacggagtccaccatcacactcacttgtgcgtcgttcatgagaatgccgtgcaccagtggcggtgattgtctgggcatcaggcggccaatggcgcctataggcttcccaggcttgtcaacgtggatacgacacttcaccggtgcctgcgcgtaacaagaagaaggcatatgtgtgtaagatctttattcatgaaggtaaggagtgaaaaagagtttgaaaagattgcttacaaggatgttgtcgctcggatcgttatcccggatgccctcgcttggggaaggttggctagcaggggggttgtccatgctaggagccgggctgtaacctggggtgtaggtgtcatcttcgtccatacgtgtgtcagaggcggcgctgctcttcagcggggtgctctttcgcgggggaagaggaggaagaggaggaaggaggttcctcaaaccttccactcctcccccgagtatggcgccaagggcggggtgg carries:
- the LOC100829335 gene encoding glycerophosphodiester phosphodiesterase GDPD4 isoform X1; its protein translation is MRGLRRSRQPPPLPLFPAARRASPSATLLLRLRRLLPASRLLCLLLLLAALSLVPPAFFHLRLRRFHRMRERRCGWIASPPMVCAHGGDSTNAFPNSMEAFRMALDARVDCVELDVSRSSDGVLITLHDRDLQRMSGNSTAKVGYWSTHEIKALTMRFQLSKTIQNQEVPKAEDALVLISQSVREVILDIKVGPPSFEKGLVEDVLSIIRKTNCKNCLVWAKNDNIGRDVIKLSKNVLVGYIVMVDWSTGIRTELLRRIEGAKVAGVYHSLIHEKLMKVMHKHGRNVYAWTVDDGDSMKRMMHEQVDAIVTGNPSLLQQLMEETRTECTEDGFALP
- the LOC100829335 gene encoding glycerophosphodiester phosphodiesterase GDPD4 isoform X2: MRGLRRSRQPPPLPLFPAARRASPSATLLLRLRRLLPASRLLCLLLLLAALSLVPPAFFHLRLRRFHRMRERRCGWIASPPMVCAHGGDSTNAFPNSMEAFRMALDARVDCVELDVSRSSDGVLITLHDRDLQRMSGNSTAKVGYWSTHEIKALTMRFQLSKTIQNQEVPKAEDALVLISQSVREVILDIKVGPPSFEKGLVEDVLSIIRKTNCKNCLVWAKNDNIGRDVIKLSKNVLVGYIVMVDWSTGIRTELLRRIEGAKVAGVYHSLIHEKLMKAW